Proteins encoded within one genomic window of Oryza glaberrima chromosome 12, OglaRS2, whole genome shotgun sequence:
- the LOC127757852 gene encoding pectinesterase inhibitor 28-like — protein MASMAPSAMVLIVLLVLVVLPSSTLCSRAGPSSKHGHGGGHAKRVPPPASVPPPPPPPPAPAALVRATCNSTSYYDLCVAELSADPSSATADVRGLSSIAVSAAAANASGAVQAASALANATDAGTTAGVAGDGGGAVVQRLLATCAAKYGDARDALTAAKGSIAQQDYDMASVHVSAAAEYPQVCRTLFGRQSPGDYPPELAATEVALRQLCSVALDIIALLSSSSN, from the coding sequence ATGGCATCAATGGCGCCATCGGCAATGGTGctcatcgtcctcctcgtccTGGTGGTTCTCCCGTCGAGCACTCTGTGCTCACGGGCGGGGCCTTCTTCCAAGCACGGCCATGGCGGTGGCCACGCCAAGCGCGTGCCGCCACCGGCGTcggtaccgccgccgccgccgccgccacccgcgccggcggcgctggtgcGTGCCACCTGCAACTCCACCTCCTACTACGACCTCTGCGTCGCCGAGCTGTCCGCCGACCCGTCGAGCGCCACGGCCGACGTGCGCGGACTGTCGTCcatcgccgtctccgccgccgccgccaacgcatCCGGGGCGGTGCAGGCGGCCTCGGCGCTGGCGAACGCGACCgacgcggggacgacggcgggcgtcgccggcgacggcggcggcgcagtcgtACAGAGGCTGCTCGCCACCTGCGCGGCCAAGTACGGCGACGCCCGCGACGCGCTCACCGCGGCCAAGGGCTCGATCGCGCAGCAGGACTACGACATGGCGTCCGTGCACgtcagcgccgccgcggagtACCCGCAGGTGTGCAGGACGCTGTTCGGGCGGCAGAGCCCCGGAGACtacccgccggagctcgccgcgaCAGAGGTGGCGCTCAGGCAGCTCTGCTCCGTCGCGCTCGACATCATCGCGCTCCTCAGCTCATCCAGCAACTAG